In Tessaracoccus sp. MC1865, the DNA window ACCCACGGCATCGACACCGCCGTGCACGCGGAGACCGGCTACGACCTCAGCCACGTCGGCTACTCCACCTACGGCGTCAAGCAGACGCTGATCGTTCCTGTCCGAGAGGATGCCCGTTCATGAGGCTCGTCACCGCCATCGTCCAGCCCACCATGCTCACCGCCGTCCAGATCGCCCTGGCGCACCACGGCGTCGCCGGGATGACCGTCACCGAATGCTCGGGCTACGCCCGGCAGCGTGGGCACAAAGAGTTCTACCGCGGCGCGGAGTACACGATCGACTTCATCACCAAGGTGAAGATCGAGGTGCTCGTCGAGGACGCCGAGGCCGAGGCGGTGATCGGGGTGATCACCGAATCCGCCCGCAC includes these proteins:
- a CDS encoding P-II family nitrogen regulator, producing MRLVTAIVQPTMLTAVQIALAHHGVAGMTVTECSGYARQRGHKEFYRGAEYTIDFITKVKIEVLVEDAEAEAVIGVITESARTGSVGDGKVWSTMVDEVVRIRTGESGAAAV